A part of Candidatus Poribacteria bacterium genomic DNA contains:
- a CDS encoding GHMP kinase — MARGAPLLVVDRQQKLRRDSVVKVLSIPDTPHLDGVCRMTRAFAPGNISCVFKVIPHADATRMHSLGMGFTVKEGIEVTVSEHRETNVLFNGQSIDFPTVKAVVACLIRNTGATGVKVDITSPLPLGCGFGLSGAASLATAYALNELLHLGKDTETLAMVAHVAEVENRTGLGDVCSQYHGGCLVKLKEGAPLVADRLPITEQPIYYRYFGPIQTSEVLGNREQTLRINHAADAALSVLQTLTSSKPHTGLFNACFEVSKRFSVESGLLSDARVIETIERIEAEGGVASMIMLGNGVFSTHPFADAVETKLVHNPARLL, encoded by the coding sequence ATGGCGCGAGGTGCTCCGTTACTGGTGGTGGACAGGCAGCAAAAATTGAGGCGGGACAGTGTGGTGAAGGTGCTTTCCATCCCAGATACGCCCCACCTCGACGGGGTGTGTAGAATGACGAGAGCCTTTGCCCCCGGCAACATTTCGTGTGTTTTCAAGGTTATTCCGCACGCCGATGCAACCCGTATGCATTCGCTCGGTATGGGGTTCACCGTTAAGGAGGGGATAGAAGTTACCGTCTCTGAGCACCGTGAAACAAATGTGCTGTTTAACGGACAAAGCATCGATTTTCCGACGGTAAAGGCTGTTGTCGCTTGTCTCATCCGAAACACAGGTGCTACAGGTGTGAAGGTAGACATTACGTCCCCATTGCCCCTCGGTTGTGGTTTCGGACTCAGTGGTGCCGCTTCGCTCGCAACAGCTTACGCCCTCAATGAACTGCTCCATCTGGGTAAAGATACGGAGACGCTCGCGATGGTAGCGCATGTCGCAGAGGTGGAAAATCGCACTGGATTAGGTGATGTCTGTTCGCAATACCACGGAGGGTGCCTCGTCAAGTTGAAAGAAGGCGCGCCATTGGTTGCCGATAGGTTACCGATAACAGAACAACCTATCTATTATCGTTACTTCGGACCGATTCAGACCAGCGAGGTGCTCGGAAACAGAGAGCAGACGCTCCGTATCAATCACGCTGCCGATGCTGCGTTAAGCGTTTTGCAAACGCTTACCAGTTCCAAGCCCCATACTGGACTCTTTAACGCATGTTTTGAGGTATCGAAGCGATTTTCAGTAGAAAGCGGTTTACTCAGTGATGCACGCGTGATAGAGACGATCGAACGAATTGAAGCGGAAGGTGGTGTCGCTTCAATGATTATGTTAGGGAACGGCGTTTTTAGCACGCATCCATTTGCGGATGCAGTGGAAACAAAGCTTGTTCATAATCCAGCGCGTCTCCTATAG